In the genome of Daucus carota subsp. sativus chromosome 9, DH1 v3.0, whole genome shotgun sequence, the window GTGTATATAGTATAATTAAGCTCTTAACACTAAAATTAACATGGAAATCTAGTTTAAATGTGGATCCATCATCTTATGCTTCATTTTCTGCTGCTGGTATAcacttttaattatatatacttttcattTGCTTAAATCACATATTCGAAATTCCAATATTTCGAATTTTTGAAACGAGCACCTTTCGGTGACGTGTTGGTATCGGTTATGTTTGGTTTAGTTCGGTACTGTGATATAGTTACGAATTGTCCGAAAAGAGAGAAAATTGAACCTATCGGCATTGGATCCTACGTAATGTAGTTAAAGTGTTTATGGCAAGTAGGTAGTCGGAGACAAAACTAAAAGTAACAAAAGGTACTACTGTTGATTAAGGAAAGCTTTCACAActcttctttttatataaagATGGTCAAATAATATGCTAGTAATTGAACACATCAACTTTAACGAGGCCCGGTCTGCCTCTTTGGTCTTTAACACAAAACTTAGAAAATAAGGTTCAGCAACAATACATGTGAACTTCATCGATCAGCTCTTCTGCATATGAACAAATATATCGTACGTGTTGGATATTCCATTTTAATCGAgggtaatataaaataatttatactaGCAATAATTATCAAACTCGAACAAAGATATTGTACTGGATATACCATTTTAACCAGATATACAAGGAcgtaatgtaaaaaaatttattctagCAAAATAACCATCAAACTTATTTTCgacatattatctaaaatttagtgatacatatatatgtgcatgagtatttaaattttctcgGTCAATAATATAACACAAGTTTGATCCACGTTAAATCATGCATAGTTCATAACAAAACTAGTTTTTCTTTTGTTACGAATAAATTGAACACACCGCATGGATAGtactataaataattatatattaagcaAAAGATTCTGCAAATCTTTTCCAATCGACCGAATGACCAAAATGACAATTACTTCAAAGTCACGGCCATAACGAACCTCAACACGAATTCctcaaataaaactaaaatcagTCTAAAATACTAAACAAAAAAACACATAACCGAAAGTCACAAACCACCAGCCACGGAGGTCTCCGCGGCGGCGAAACAGCGGCTTACCATGACTCCTCGAGCGATCCCCATGGTCCGAATATCTCGCGTAGCACTTTCCCAAGAACATGTCTCCCCACGCAGCCGAGCCGCAAAGACTCTTCAGCTGAGCCGTGGCCTCGGCTAAGCAATCCTGACACTGGCTCGTACTCAAGTCCTGCACACACTGTGCCACACCCTGAACACTCCCTGATCCTCCAACACGAAAATACTGGCTCTGCgttgttaaataatttaataacgagtcgagtcgagtggAGCCAGTAGAGTCATACCCGGATGCCTGTCCGCATTTCCGCATGAGGACTGACTTGTCCTGCACGCCAAAGAACGTGACGTTATCGTATCGGATGAAACATCCGTCGAACTGCAATGCGGCGCCGGATGCGGCGGGGCAGACGACGCCGACGCGGCTGACGGCCTGCGCGACGCAGGCGCGGCAGTCGGAGGTGGTGAGGTCTCCGCGGCATTGGTAGAGGCCGTAGACGACGTCGGCCTTGGTGGAGCCGGGGAGGGAGATTTTGAAGGTGTTGTAGGGTGTGGAAGAGGCGGAGTTGACGAGGGAGGAGAGGATGGAGTTGACGTTGTATTCGTACGGAGTTCCCGGAGCGTATTTGAGCTGAGAACAGCCGCCGTAGATGAAGGTGTCGA includes:
- the LOC108200798 gene encoding plasmodesmata-located protein 6, yielding MSIHHLSFSLLCVSFLTLILFTNPSISAVDTFIYGGCSQLKYAPGTPYEYNVNSILSSLVNSASSTPYNTFKISLPGSTKADVVYGLYQCRGDLTTSDCRACVAQAVSRVGVVCPAASGAALQFDGCFIRYDNVTFFGVQDKSVLMRKCGQASGYDSTGSTRLDSLLNYLTTQSQYFRVGGSGSVQGVAQCVQDLSTSQCQDCLAEATAQLKSLCGSAAWGDMFLGKCYARYSDHGDRSRSHDTGEKKKDDNMQRTLAILIAIIAIVALVIICLAKFCHRKDNCEK